CAGAGCGCATCATTAATGAGTCATAGGAGTCAGTTTAGTGGGTTAAATTCCCAGCAGGAAACTGATGGCATACTCAAATTGAAGAGGGGTAATTTGAAGGACTATTAAGAGactacagtagtccccccttatcaaTGGGGGATACGTTCCAGGACCCCCAGTAGATACCTGAGACCTCAGAACCAAACCCAATCGCCATCAATTGGAACATATTTATGTCTATGTATTCCACCCACAAATTTAatgctttttccatctttttttttttttttttccttgagatggagtctcgccctgttgcccaggctagagtgcaatggcatgatctcagctcactgcaacctctgcctcctcccaggttcaaacaattctcctgcctcagcctcccgagtagctgggattacaggcacacaccactatgcttggtttgtttttttttttttttttaatagaaacggtgttttaccatgttggccaggctggtctccaactcctgacctcgtgatcctcccacctcggcctcccaaagtgctgcgattataggcgtgagccaccgtgcccagccactttttccatcttaactaagcatGTATCACACACTGTGGctgtaacttttgcagtttgaggtcCAACAGCAAAACTAGCCCAGATTTCTtattccttcttcacaatttcacaggTAGAAGATTCATTCATACTGTatatcttagcaacctcagcatacaatttttttcttaagtggagaactttcaccttttcacttaaaggatgCGCTTTATgatttctctttggcatatccaaattgccagcatTGCTGCTGTTGCattttggggccattattaagttaAATAAGGGTTGTTACTTGAACATAAGCACTGTGATACCcaacagttgatctgataaccaagatggctaTTAAGTGACTAATTGGTAGGTAGTGTATACAGTTACAGCATGGATAAGTTGGACAAAGGGATGAATCACATCCTAGGTAGGATGGAGTGGGACAgtatgagatttcatcacactactcagagtAGTGcgcattaaaaaataataataaattttaaaacttatttctggaatttcccaTTTAGTATTTTTGGACCCTGGTTTACCTTGCGTAACTaaaaccatggaaagtgaaactACGGATCAGCATGTACTATGGTACTGTTTTCAAAGGcatgaggagggaggagaaagattATTACAAGCTGTCTTCTAGATATTTGGAGAAGGACAAGTGTTTGCTACTAGGTGGATACACTTATACATAGTTGTATTTCTGGGTAAAGAGACTCTCCTTTCCCCCAGCATTCTAGCAGCCACCTGGAATAATGGTCTCTTGGATCTCCATGCCCTCTTGACTGGCCCAGGCATCGCCGTTGTCTGTTCTTTGCTGTTAGTAGAATACAAAGAGAGAGGGACCAAACGTCTAGCTGTTCCTGCTACAGTACCCAAACCAGTGGCCCTTCCCACGCTTCCTGCTCCCTTTATCTATAGTCTGTAAGCTTGGAGCACCTTGGATGGAAGTCGCTTCCATCCTTTGTTGTATTTCTCTCTTGTGCTGTCTTTTGTGGGTGTTGGGGGCTGGTTAGAACTTTCTTCTTCCATCTGATCTCTTCTGTCTTCAGAGATTCCTTCAGATTTGCTATTTATTGAGAGGGCCTTCTTGTTTTCCAGTGacaatatgatttaaaattttttaaactctggTCGGgctcaatggctcacgcctgtaatcccaacactttgggaggcggagacgggcagatcacgaggtcgggagatcgagaccatcctggttaacatggggaaaccccgtctctactaaaaacacaaaaaattagccgggcatggtggcgggctcctgtagtcccagctactcgggaggctgaggcagaagaatggtgtaaacccgggaggcggagattgcagtgagccaagatcgcgccactgcactccagcctgggtgacagagcgagactctgtcgcaaaaaaaatttttttttaactatataggcatatatatatatgtttataaatatacatacatatatgtgtgcacacatacatataagtGAACTGATACAAGGCTGTTGGGAGGGTGACTGGATCATTTACTTAGTTTATCATCTTGGTCCAGTGTCTAGGAAATAATTTTgcattatcttgatttttttctcccttttagatTACAGGAGCTTATTAGTCCTAAGAAggctgaggacacagagaaaaaagatgaGCCCAGCAAATATAATCAGCAACAGGCCCTAATTGACCAGAGATACTTTCAGGTATTGAATTGATTTTTCATGACAAAAAGACTGATGTTCGTCATGAATCTTGGTTATCAGTTGCAGTGTAATAAATTATCAGTTGGTAAGGAATACTTGCACCTCATATTTATGTGTACTTattctgttttgtctttctgtgatatAACTAACTGTTTGACTAAAAACATTGTAGACTTCATCTTACTACTTAAAGGAGACTCTGGGCCTAGTTCAAAGCAGGTTAGTAAagagctttaagattttttaaagattttataatccttttccttccttccccctgtAAGCCATTTTCCctcttcttgtttcttttgttgctattattattatataagtaAATCTATTTTCTTAGGGTCCTTgtatggcttttgtttttgtgtagAGACCTTAGTTcatctgaaattaattttctatATGGTGTGATATAGGGAATCTCACCTTCCTAGTTTTACagatcatttattgaatagctgAGCAGTTAAACCTGGTAGTTTAGTGACTGAACTGGACTTTCACTCATATTTTATTGGGTAcacataagatttttaaattttagattattcattttttaaaaaattaagatattttattttttctaggctGCTATTTCTAATTTCTCTTAAAAAGTCAGAAGATCTGGCAACAAATTCCTGCATGGTTATTATCACAGCAGAATTAGGCCTTTCCCTTGTCAGATATGAGCATGTGTTTTGTAGTTAGCCAGTTGCTATTCATCCTTACTTCACTCATTTATACTCGTACCTGGATTCTCTGGGTGTCTGTGTTTGCAGTCTCTAATACGCtacttttttctctactttattgaaataacattttatcatAGATCATATTCCTTTATATGCACAGATTTGTTTTTAGATTCTCTAGTCTGTTGCATTTCTCAACTGTTTCCATATATTAATTTCTATAGTTATAAGTTTTAATAGCCCTTGAGGCAAGTATCCtgtcatttacaaaaaaattttattggcTATATTTTTAGCACATTTATTCTTCTGGATAcagttttcaaattaaaaactaaatccCATTGAGATGAACTAAAACTGAATTGACTTTATGGATTAATATTTGGAGAAATGACACCTTAACCTTTTTGAATCATCACATTCAGAGAAATATGTACTTTCATCAGGGTCATCTTTTATAGTCTTCAATAAAgtgttgtgtatttttaaatttagctctTGCATATTTCTTGTTAGGAAATACCTTGCtatttcctaggtattttataacttttattgctattgtaaatgggaacCAAGCACCTTTctgaaaactgttttgttttagacTTTCTTGTACCAGTATGTAActggatttcattttgtttctgagacTCAATTTGAGAGACTTTGTCCTTTAAAGGGGGAATtcaggccgggtatggtggctcacgcctgtaatcttaacactttgggtgaccgaggcaggaggattgctagaggccaggagtctgagatcagcctgggcaatatagtgagaccacatctctagaaaaaaaaattaattagttgggcatggtggcgtgcacctgtagtcctagcacttgagaggctgacatgggaggatcacttgagcccaggaattcaacgctgcagtgagctctgttcgcaccactgcactccgtcttaggccacagagtgagactgtcaaataaataaataaaacatatatacatacatcaaTCTGAAGTGAAATATTGAATTACACTAATTTGGACTTAAAAAGCTTCTAAATAAACATCTGAAgtaatataataaacatattaagTCATATTACCAGGAGGCCTATTAGTTATATCTTGAAGTATGACCAGGGACGAAGATTCAGGAGCAAAATGCTATCTTTATATTGTGAAACTTTTTATTAAATAGGCTGAACTTGATGGTGGTAATAGGAAATggctttattcttctctctttaaaCATGCTTTTTGGGGTCTCCCTTTTTATCCTTGGATGATATCTAAGGTAGAACTCATCACTTATGGGGAGAGGGTTATAGTCAAATAGTATACTATCTTAAtatattaagatatttaaaattcaatCCAGGcatcaattatattatttttggagacagggtcttgctctgttgcccaggctggaatgcattatcatagctcactgcagccttgaattcctgggctcaagtgatcttcctgcctcaacctgggattacaggcatgagccaccatactcagcctgGGGATTACTGTTAATTTCCTTAAATAGTCTGATAACGGTCTTGTGGGTTTGTAGGAGAATATGCCTACTTTTAAAAGATGCACGCTTTATTATTTCAGGGTGCAGAGTTTCTTCAAATGGTTCACCTAAAAATATAGATAGTGAGCAAATATGGCACAATACTAACAATTGTTGAACCTAGGTAGTGATTATATGGGTGTTTGTATTAGTTAATTTTGTTTCAACTTTACTGTGGCATAGGATGCCcaatatttggttaaacattattctggatgtgtCTGGGAAGATGCTTCTGGATGAGATTGACATCTGAATCAGTAGACTTAGTGAAGCAAACTGCCTTTCCTAATGGGGTAGGCCTCATCCAATCATTTGAAGGCCTGAGTAGAACAAAAGGCTGAATAAGAGGGAACTCCTCCCCGCTGACTGCTTTCAAGATGGGACactatttttttcctgccttcagactcaaactgaAACATTAGCACTTGCAGGGGTCTCAGTCTGCCTGTGTTTGGACTGCAAATATCCATTAGCTTTTCTGGGTCTTCACTTACTCACTGCAAATCTTGAGACTTGTCAGTCTTCATAATTGCATGAACCAATTCCTTGTgataattctttgtatatttaatgaaatgcatgtatataatatatatagacataaagcactcctttaaaatatataactttgtAGGCATAGGATAAATATTTTGACTAAATAcactatgttttttttaaaggtgctGTGTAGCATCAATTCAATTATCCACAATCCAAGAGCTCCAGTAATAATTTATAAACAGAGCAAAGGGGGAGCccaaaattttaataaagatcTTATTCAAGATTGTGGATTTGAGCATCTTGTTCCTATAATAGAAatgtgggcagatcaactgacaTCCTTAAAGGTAAGGGGTTGACTATTCTTTATATGCTTTGAACATCTATTGGACTCTATGTGCTTTATTTATAGGACTTAATTTAGGACTAAAAATTAAATagggtttaatttttttgtttgtttgttaactGTAAAGCTAAAAAAACTTATCTAAAACTGAAATCTTCCTACTTACATATCTATTTTACGTACTGTTTTGATGTTGTCATTACTGTAAGCTTTACTTCCTCTAAGGCTCTACCAAACAAGAAATTTTTGGGTTAATTTCCTTATTGAAAATCTATAGTGGATCCACTTTGTACTTCTAGGCTTTTCCCTGTTCTACCTTCATCTGCCTCCTTTTGGTATGCCCATGCTACGATTTTCCTGGCCCTTATTCCTCTTCAGATATAATGTCTTATCCTTCATTTCGTTATAATTGGggatattttctctctcttcacactttattttttattttctgtctctcagaACTGAACTTGTCTCCATTTCTGCTTATTCTCTAGAACAGATAGTAAGCTAGCAGCCAACCCTACCCTTCCCTATCCTATCTATTCATGGAAgactacattttatttactttatagaGTTATTGCGTATTGCATGGTTTCAGGTTTTTTCAGTTTTAACTAGTTTGCTGAAAGGTAAATAGTTGAAATCAGTAGTATTTAACTTCTTTGCCCTTTAAACTTTAGATTTCTTAGTAACTAATATAATACATAGCATACGCCTGTTAATGAAAATGTGATTCAATAATAGTGTTTGCAACAGAAGTCTTATTACATGAAGTACAAGTGATGCAGAAGATATCTCTTAAGAATGTATAAGCTCCCTGAAGacagtgtttttatttgttctgaTATGTCCCCAAGATCCTCCTGATGAACGagtgctcaattaatatttgttaaaggaaTGAAGCAGAATAATATATCCCAGGACAACAAAATTGGGGGtggtgatgttaatttttttaaaatttctacttgCCTTTTTATATAGGGCTCAGACAGAGCTACATAATACACAAACATTTTGATTGAGTGACAGTGCTGGATTAATATACTTACTTTATAGGCCGGAGTTCCTCCAGTCTGTATCTCAGAAGAGTGTAAAATAATTAGTAATCATGTAAATCATGGTATTTCCTCAATCATTGCCTGTCAGAGGGTTCTCCCAGTAGGAGGGAACAGTGCTGACTCTACCTTTCTCCTTCTCAGAAGGGAAGGACTAGAAAAAGCCCTAACCTTCGTAGAAGAAAAGActagaagaggaagaagacaaagGGAAGAATCACATTAATGGATAGTTATTGATCATTTATCATGCTAAGCCATTATGGGATGAACACAAGATTCACACTAATTAGAGagacaaaatatacttaaaaatatgaaacatttatcATGCTAAGCCATTATGGGATGAACACAAGATTCACACTAATTAGAGagacaaaatatacttaaaaatatgaaacaaaatgtaATCATTTATGATATCGTTAAAAGAAATGAGTGACATAAAAATAGATTACCTGTGATGAAGTTCTGAGTGAATGATGCAGATAACTTGTGCTCTAGAGtctggaggagaaagagaacaCTCTGATTATAGCCCCCAAGAAAGGCTTTGCCGTGGTGGTGAGTTCTTGCTATTGTATAGTTTTCTGAGTAGGAGGAGGCAAGGAATTCACTTTATAATTAGAATATTCTGAGGACACCCAAGAGGAAATTATTAAGAATTAGTTACTTCTGCCGTTGGAGTAACTCATGGGTTTTGAGCAGTGCTTCAGATATTAATACTACAGTTTCAGGGTCCGAATTAAGAAACTGCATGAGATTCTCTGAGGCCTCATATTAAAGGTTATTTGATATGTAACAACCTCTAAGTTTGGGACAACCATCTTCCCTTATTAGTTTTTTTGCTCAGTTTAATTTGGCTTTAAAGAGTAGGATAGGTTTGAGGAATgagtggataagcaaaatgtggtatatacatatattgcaatattattcagccattaaaagaaaagaaattctgaccCATGCAACATGCGTGAACATtaggaggacattatgctaagtgaaataagtcacaagaagattccacttatataattccacttatatgagatacttAGTGAAAATCATAGAGACAAAGTAGAGTGGTGATTgctagagggaggagggaaatgggaagttactgtttaatgggtataaagtttcagtgttacaagatgaaaagagttatggagatggatggtggtgttggttgcacaacattatgaacatatttaataacactgaacttacatttaaaaatggttaagatggtaaattttatgtgtattttactagttttaaaaattggaagaaaagaaGGCTGGGAAAGACATGGAGCCAGCCGCCTCCATCCTTGTGTCTTTTCCCTCCTGCCTTTCCAAGAAAGGTGAACTACAGATGTTGTAGCTTTCCCCAACCCAGTACACTCTTGAATACTTTCGCTTTCCTATTCTCTAGTGCTTCAGAGGCCAGACATACACGGTAGGCTGGCCCATGGTAGTACTTCTACATCTCCACAACTGGGCAATGTAAAGAACCTAGGAGACTCTTATATTTTTCAGAGCTTACTTGATAGACTGTGCTACAACCATCCTGTCACTGCTTAGGAGACCAGAACATCTTTTCTTCTTAGCTTTGTAATACTCTTTTATTCTGAAGCAAAAATGTATTAGATTGGGTGTGCTTTTTACCATAGATTACTTTATAAATGTGCCTTGTTGCTGGAGCATTGGTTAATAAAGATATCATTATGCTGTtatttgctgacttttttttttttttcaaattctagtGGCACTGATGGTAAAACATTCATTTGACATGAAATTTATTGCTATGAATTACTATAATAGTAACTGCCTTCCTACCAATTGAAAGGTTAAAGATACCAATATGTGAAGTCTGAGCCTTAAGTGGAGAATGCCAAGTGAAGTActaaaataagttagaaaaagaaggaacTTCTTgtacttctttctgttctctagAGCTATGCTATCTAGTATGGTAGCCTCTAGCTGCATGTGGTTATTGATCACTTGAAAGGTGGCTAGTCCTGATTGAGATGCGttataagtgtaaaatatacactGGATTTAAGAGACTTTgtatggaaaaaattaaaatattgcttttatattgaaatgataatattttggatatattgggttaaataaaatatactattacaGTTAATATCAcatgtttcttttcactttccaTACTATGGCCCTAGACAACTTAAAATTCCTGTGGCTCACATTACATTTCTTTTGAACAGCATTGTTCTGAAGGACCAAGCACTGTGCCATACACATATggattgagtatcccttatccacaATGCTTGGGCCTAGAagtgttttaagaattttttcagattttggagtatttgcAGAATATATGCCATTTGAGCATCCCTGATCCAAAAATCCGAAATTCAAAacgctccaatgagcatttcttttGAGTGTCATGTTGTTGCTcaaagtttcagattttagagcatttcagatttttagattaGGGATTCTCAACCTGtagtagatgttcagtaaatatttgtcagttGATCAGTTTAGAGCTCTAAACTTTCAGTAGCCTTGCCCATTGTGCACAGTTTAAAATCAATTAGGGCACCACAACTAGGCCAAGAAAACTGAGTATTATAATGTAGAATAAATTTGGGGAACCTTTCACATTGAAAACTTGCCTGGAGATACATGTtataacatggataaatctcaaaaacattatgctaagtgacagaAGCCATTCATCAAAGACTActtattgtataattccatttatgcaaaatgcccagaataggcaaatccttAGAAATATAATATAGTTTAGAGATCAACCCTAGGAACTGCAGGGAAGGGAAAATGGGGAAGGAAGGACTGTGACTGGGTCTGAGATTTCTTTTTAGAGTAATGGATATGCTCTGAAATTAGATAGTGCTGATGTTTGTACATGtgtgaaaatattaaaactactgaattgtatacttaatgagggtaaattttatggtatatgaattacatctcaataaagctgttatataACATACTCAAAACCAAAATACAAAGGCAAGTTTATTCTTTGTGTatcaataattcaaaataatgaaataatatggaacaataataaataacataaaattacttagagcacccagattcagaaTAATCAGTGTATAATGTTTTCTGTAAAGCCTGTGTTTACCTGGAGAAACCTAATTTTAACTGACTTGTTCTAAATCGGTAATAGTGTTTTTATTAAACAATACtgatggttatatatatataatttaacctgtgtaattgttttattaattttataaaacatatataaaacttaTAATTTTGTTATGTTCTATTATGTTactattgaaattatttaaatcaataaTACCATATAGTTTCTTTTGTTATAAAGGATTTGTATAAGTCCTTGAAAACACTATCTGCAGAACTGGTACCTTGGCATAATTTGAAGAAGCAGGATGAAAATGAAGGTATCAAAGTTGAAGATTTGTTGTTTATAGTAGATACTATGTTGGAAGAAgttgaaaataaggaaaaggtaATACTTACATAAATGGTCACATTCTAATGTTCTCTTATCTCAAAAATTGATAATTTAATGTGGATATTAATATTTGTTCTACTAGAgttctgtttgtcttttaaaagtttttatttgggATTATTTTAAGATATGAACTCTTTATTTTTTACCTCTCTTTTGGACAGGACAGCAATATGCCAAACTTTCAAACTTTGCAAGCTATTGTCTCTCACTTCCAAAAGTTATTTGATGTGCCTTCTTTAAATGGAGTCTATCCCCGAATGAATGAAGTTTATACTAGGCTTGGAGAAATGAACAATGCTGTGAGAAACCTCCAAGAACTCTTAGAATTAGGTGATGACCTAGTTTGTCATTTTTGGCCCCCATTTAAGAATTTTTAGTAAATTAACAAAaagtagataatttttttttttttttttttttgatacagggtttcactctttttgcccaggctggagtgcagtggcacaatctcggctcaccgcaacctccgcctcccgggttcaagcgattctcctgcctcagcctcccgagtagctaggattacaggcaggcgccaccatgcctggctaattttgtatttttagtagagacggggtttctccatgttggtcaggctggtcttgaactcccgacctcaggtgatccacccgcctcagcctcgcaaagtgctgggattacaggcgtgagccaccgcacctggccgataaaaaaaatttttaagtgaaaaaaattgagGATAACTGAAGCATAAAATGTTTGATGtatgtaattttgaaaattttctgttaaaatatccttttatttctcttttgcagaTAGTTCATCTTCATTGTGTGTGCTGGTAAGCACTGTTGGAAAACTCTGTAGGCTGATTAATGAAGATGTGAATGAGCAGATTATGCAGGTATTAGGACCTGAAGACCTCCAGaggtatttgttttaaaagtttacaaagtATCATCCagaatggccgggcgtggtggcacacgcctgtagtcccagcgacttgggaggctgatgtgggaggatcacttgagcccaggagtttaagtccAGTCTGagcaatgcagtgagaccctgtctctaaacaataaaaataaaaataaatatccagaatTCATGGAGGGGTGaaattaaagacttttaaaacttatttacCTTCCCTGTTTGGAATAGCatcttttctgtgtgtatgtgaccataggcacacaccaccacgcccagctaatttgtatgtgtgtgtgcgtgcgtgtgtgtgtgtgtgtgtgtgtgtgtgtatagagagagagagagacaaggttgcaccatgttgcccagaccagtctcaaactcctgggctcaagtgatccacctgccttggcctcccaaagtgctgggattacaggtgtgagctaccgtgcccagccttggaaTAGCATCTTTTAAGTAACTTGACAATCTAAGATAATCTCAAACCCTTAGGGATGGAGGAAATGCCAAgtattttcaagataaaaatagATTGTAAAGCCTATAAAGAAGGTCAGGAACTCTTCAGCATAAGCCTGTTCTCAGGGAATATTA
This window of the Theropithecus gelada isolate Dixy chromosome 2, Tgel_1.0, whole genome shotgun sequence genome carries:
- the CEP70 gene encoding centrosomal protein of 70 kDa isoform X5; translation: MTEVKCQHYKKKRTEQQETIASLQTEVCRLRKEEEDRIVTQNRVFAYLCKRVPHTILDRQLLCLIDYYESKIRKIHTQRQYKEDESQSEEENDYRSLDASPTYKGLLMSLQNQLKESNSQIDALLSEKLNLQKDLETRPTQHELRLYKQQVKKLEKALKKSVKLQELISPKKAEDTEKKDEPSKYNQQQALIDQRYFQVLCSINSIIHNPRAPVIIYKQSKGGAQNFNKDLIQDCGFEHLVPIIEMWADQLTSLKDLYKSLKTLSAELVPWHNLKKQDENEGIKVEDLLFIVDTMLEEVENKEKDSNMPNFQTLQAIVSHFQKLFDVPSLNGVYPRMNEVYTRLGEMNNAVRNLQELLELDSSSSLCVLVSTVGKLCRLINEDVNEQIMQVLGPEDLQSIIYKLEEHEEFFPAFQAFTNDLLEILEIDDLDAIVPAVKKLKVLSY